In the Wyeomyia smithii strain HCP4-BCI-WySm-NY-G18 chromosome 2, ASM2978416v1, whole genome shotgun sequence genome, one interval contains:
- the LOC129721237 gene encoding farnesol dehydrogenase-like isoform X1 — protein sequence MPEFSAMNIAERMKRWEGKVAVVTGASGAIGGAISKELVKAGMIVCALARRRDKVEKLRASLFDVAGNLNCVECDITEESDVKHAFGWIEGTYGGVDLLVNNAGVITKCLLTEKNNTKDLYTTMETNIIGLCLCTREAVKSMKERDVYGHIININSIFGHKVHQAVPGTRPLNGMYPASKYAVTAITECIRQELIYLDTQVKVSSISPGLVEGDIVANHTSNDNDIVKYMPKLKPEDVAEAVLYAITTPDNVQIHELVIKPMGEFL from the exons ATGCCCGA ATTTTCAGCCATGAATATAGCAGAACGAATGAAACGATGGGAAGGAAAAGTGGCAGTAGTAACCGGAGCTAGTGGTGCCATCGGGGGAGCCATCTCGAAGGAACTTGTCAAAGCCGGTATGATCGTTTGTGCGCTAGCCAGACGACGGGATAAGGTGGAAAAACTGCGCGCCAGTCTGTTTGACGTGGCTGGAAACCTAAACTGTGTAGAATGTGATATCACGGAAGAATCCGACGTGAAGCATGCTTTCGGATGGATCGAAGGAACATACGGCGGTGTCGATCTACTAGTCAACAATGCAGGAGTAATCACAAAGTGCCtcctcacagaaaaaaataacactaaAGATTTGTACACAACGATGGAGACTAATATCATTGGTTTGTGTCTATGTACTCGAGAAGCCGTTAAGTCGATGAAGGAGCGCGACGTTTACGGTCACATTATTAACATCAACAGTATATTTGGACATAAAGTTCATCAAGCAGTTCCCGGGACGAGGCCATTGAATGGAATGTATCCAGCGTCCAAATATGCAGTCACAGCTATCACCGAATGTATTCGTCAGGAACTGATATACTTAGATACTCAAGTAAAAGTGTCG AGTATTAGTCCGGGGTTAGTGGAAGGCGACATCGTTGCGAACCACACATCGAATGATAACGACATCGTGAAATACATGCCGAAACTCAAACCGGAAGACGTTGCGGAGGCGGTTCTTTATGCCATCACGACGCCAGATAATGTTCAA ATTCACGAGTTGGTCATCAAACCGATGGGAGAGTTTTTATAA
- the LOC129721237 gene encoding farnesol dehydrogenase-like isoform X2, whose amino-acid sequence MNIAERMKRWEGKVAVVTGASGAIGGAISKELVKAGMIVCALARRRDKVEKLRASLFDVAGNLNCVECDITEESDVKHAFGWIEGTYGGVDLLVNNAGVITKCLLTEKNNTKDLYTTMETNIIGLCLCTREAVKSMKERDVYGHIININSIFGHKVHQAVPGTRPLNGMYPASKYAVTAITECIRQELIYLDTQVKVSSISPGLVEGDIVANHTSNDNDIVKYMPKLKPEDVAEAVLYAITTPDNVQIHELVIKPMGEFL is encoded by the exons ATGAATATAGCAGAACGAATGAAACGATGGGAAGGAAAAGTGGCAGTAGTAACCGGAGCTAGTGGTGCCATCGGGGGAGCCATCTCGAAGGAACTTGTCAAAGCCGGTATGATCGTTTGTGCGCTAGCCAGACGACGGGATAAGGTGGAAAAACTGCGCGCCAGTCTGTTTGACGTGGCTGGAAACCTAAACTGTGTAGAATGTGATATCACGGAAGAATCCGACGTGAAGCATGCTTTCGGATGGATCGAAGGAACATACGGCGGTGTCGATCTACTAGTCAACAATGCAGGAGTAATCACAAAGTGCCtcctcacagaaaaaaataacactaaAGATTTGTACACAACGATGGAGACTAATATCATTGGTTTGTGTCTATGTACTCGAGAAGCCGTTAAGTCGATGAAGGAGCGCGACGTTTACGGTCACATTATTAACATCAACAGTATATTTGGACATAAAGTTCATCAAGCAGTTCCCGGGACGAGGCCATTGAATGGAATGTATCCAGCGTCCAAATATGCAGTCACAGCTATCACCGAATGTATTCGTCAGGAACTGATATACTTAGATACTCAAGTAAAAGTGTCG AGTATTAGTCCGGGGTTAGTGGAAGGCGACATCGTTGCGAACCACACATCGAATGATAACGACATCGTGAAATACATGCCGAAACTCAAACCGGAAGACGTTGCGGAGGCGGTTCTTTATGCCATCACGACGCCAGATAATGTTCAA ATTCACGAGTTGGTCATCAAACCGATGGGAGAGTTTTTATAA